One region of Agrobacterium tumefaciens genomic DNA includes:
- the glnA gene encoding type I glutamate--ammonia ligase — MTTANDILKQIKDNDIKFVDLRFTDPKGKLQHVTMDVVCVDEDMFADGVMFDGSSIAGWKAINESDMVLMPDPATAHTDPFFAQSTLVILCDILDPVSGEAYNRDPRGTAKKAEAYLKASGIGDTIFVGPEPEFFVFDDVKYKADPYNTGFKLDSSELPSNDDTDYETGNLGHRPRVKGGYFPVPPIDSLQDMRSEMLTVLAEMGVVVEKHHHEVASAQHELGVKFDTMVSSADKMQIYKYVVHQVANAYGKTATFMPKPIFGDNGSGMHVHQSIWKGGKPTFAGDEYAGLSENCLYYIGGIIKHAKAINAFTNPTTNSYKRLVPGYEAPVLLAYSARNRSASCRIPFGSNPKAKRVEVRFPDPTQNPYLGFAAMLMAGLDGIKNKIHPGKPMDKDLYDLPAKELKKIPTVCGSLREALESLDKDRKFLTAGGVFDDDQIDSFIELKMQEVMRFEMTPHPVEFDMYYSA; from the coding sequence TGACGACCGCAAACGATATCTTGAAGCAGATCAAGGATAACGACATCAAGTTCGTGGACCTGCGCTTTACCGACCCCAAGGGCAAGCTGCAGCATGTCACCATGGATGTTGTCTGCGTAGACGAAGACATGTTCGCCGATGGCGTCATGTTCGACGGCTCCTCGATCGCCGGCTGGAAGGCCATCAACGAATCCGACATGGTGCTGATGCCCGATCCGGCAACCGCCCATACCGATCCGTTCTTCGCCCAGTCGACCCTCGTCATCCTTTGCGACATTCTCGACCCGGTTTCCGGCGAAGCCTATAACCGCGACCCGCGCGGCACCGCCAAGAAGGCCGAAGCCTACCTCAAGGCCTCCGGTATCGGCGACACCATCTTCGTTGGCCCCGAGCCGGAATTCTTCGTCTTCGACGACGTGAAATACAAGGCAGACCCTTACAACACCGGCTTCAAGCTGGATTCATCGGAACTGCCGTCCAACGACGACACGGATTACGAAACCGGCAACCTTGGCCACCGTCCGCGCGTCAAGGGCGGTTACTTCCCGGTTCCGCCGATCGACAGCCTGCAGGACATGCGTTCCGAAATGCTGACGGTTCTCGCTGAAATGGGCGTCGTCGTCGAAAAGCACCACCACGAAGTCGCCTCCGCGCAGCACGAACTGGGCGTGAAGTTCGACACCATGGTATCCAGCGCTGACAAGATGCAGATCTACAAGTACGTCGTGCATCAGGTCGCCAATGCCTATGGCAAGACGGCAACCTTCATGCCGAAGCCGATCTTCGGCGACAACGGCTCGGGCATGCACGTGCACCAGTCGATCTGGAAGGGCGGCAAGCCGACCTTTGCTGGCGACGAATATGCCGGCCTGTCTGAAAACTGCCTGTACTACATCGGCGGCATCATCAAGCATGCCAAGGCCATCAACGCCTTTACCAACCCCACCACCAACTCCTACAAGCGTCTGGTGCCGGGTTATGAAGCTCCGGTTCTGCTGGCCTATTCCGCCCGCAACCGCTCCGCATCGTGCCGCATTCCCTTCGGCTCCAACCCGAAGGCAAAGCGCGTCGAAGTCCGCTTCCCGGACCCGACCCAGAACCCCTATCTCGGTTTTGCAGCCATGCTGATGGCCGGCCTCGACGGCATCAAGAACAAGATCCATCCCGGCAAGCCGATGGACAAGGACCTTTACGACCTTCCTGCCAAGGAACTGAAAAAGATCCCGACCGTCTGCGGCTCGCTGCGCGAAGCGCTGGAAAGCCTCGACAAGGATCGCAAGTTCCTGACCGCCGGCGGCGTGTTCGACGACGACCAGATCGACTCGTTCATCGAGCTGAAGATGCAGGAAGTCATGCGCTTCGAAATGACCCCGCATCCGGTCGAATTCGACATGTACTACTCTGCCTGA
- the hspQ gene encoding heat shock protein HspQ produces the protein MKQRDAKFTLGEIVRHKVFPFRGVVIDVDPEYANTEEWWNAIPADIRPERDQPFYHLLAENDETEYVAYVSEQNLVHDENEAPLRNRNIERMFDKAPNGEWRPKMSLAH, from the coding sequence ATGAAACAAAGAGACGCAAAATTTACGCTTGGCGAGATCGTCCGCCACAAGGTGTTTCCGTTCCGCGGTGTGGTGATTGACGTGGATCCGGAATATGCCAATACGGAAGAGTGGTGGAACGCCATCCCCGCCGATATTCGCCCGGAGCGCGACCAGCCCTTCTACCATCTTCTGGCGGAAAACGATGAGACGGAATATGTCGCTTACGTTTCCGAACAGAACCTCGTCCACGATGAAAACGAGGCGCCGCTCCGCAACCGCAATATCGAGCGGATGTTCGACAAGGCGCCCAACGGCGAGTGGCGGCCGAAGATGTCGCTGGCGCATTAG
- a CDS encoding extracellular solute-binding protein yields the protein MRKLAALIPALFLWGTALLSPEIAVAQPLHGISMHGTPALPADFRHFPYVNPDVKKGGRISYGVVGTFDSLNPFVLKGMRTTARGVWDPEFGNLLYEPLMQRSSDEPFSLYGLLAETVEWDEERTFTQFNINPKAKWSDGEPVTPDDVIFTFNLLKEKGRPPFNSRLDGVAKLEKIGEHGVRFTFNDRANRETPLILASSTPILPKHAIDPEKFEQAGLGAVVGSGPYRIKTLRPGERIIWERNPDYWGKDIPSKVGFENYDEISITYFLQVTTMFEAFKKGDIDIYPEGDAINGTSDTSHWGQAYNFPAVHRGDIVKDVFQPRLPSGMFGLVFNTRRAVFADEKVREGLSYALDFEWMNKNILGGAFKRTQSYWQNSALGAYGNAADERELALLGDAAKSMPPELLAGTYAMPTTDGTGADRKVLKLAVDKLKEAGYSIKNGKMSDANGRQLAFEIMTQNPAQERIALAYQRSLNLIGVAMGIRSVDDGQYQARSNSFDYDMIIRSLPSSLSPGAEQLNRWSSLSRDAQGSFNYAGAASPDIDRMIEALLQARSTEDFQAAVRGYDRLLVAGHYVIPLYYIGAQWIARWKYIDRPDMTPISGNQKQTWWDARAQ from the coding sequence ATGCGCAAGCTTGCGGCCCTCATCCCCGCATTGTTTCTTTGGGGAACGGCCCTGCTTTCTCCGGAAATTGCCGTGGCGCAGCCGCTTCACGGCATTTCCATGCACGGCACGCCGGCACTTCCCGCCGACTTCCGGCACTTCCCTTATGTCAATCCGGACGTGAAAAAAGGTGGTCGCATATCCTACGGTGTCGTCGGCACCTTCGACAGCCTCAACCCCTTTGTTCTCAAGGGAATGCGCACCACGGCGCGCGGCGTCTGGGACCCTGAATTCGGCAATCTCCTTTACGAGCCGCTGATGCAGCGCTCGAGCGACGAGCCTTTCAGCCTTTACGGCCTGCTTGCGGAAACCGTGGAGTGGGACGAGGAACGCACCTTCACCCAGTTCAACATCAATCCCAAGGCCAAGTGGTCGGATGGCGAGCCGGTGACGCCTGACGATGTTATCTTCACATTCAATCTCCTGAAGGAAAAAGGCCGTCCGCCGTTCAACAGCCGCCTCGACGGCGTGGCGAAGCTGGAAAAGATCGGCGAACACGGCGTCCGCTTCACCTTTAACGACAGGGCGAACCGCGAAACGCCGCTCATTCTGGCCTCTTCCACCCCGATTTTGCCGAAACACGCGATCGATCCGGAAAAATTCGAGCAGGCGGGCCTTGGCGCTGTTGTCGGGTCGGGTCCATACCGAATCAAGACATTGCGGCCGGGTGAACGAATCATCTGGGAGCGAAACCCGGACTATTGGGGCAAGGATATCCCGAGCAAGGTCGGCTTCGAGAATTACGACGAGATCAGCATCACCTATTTCCTTCAGGTCACCACCATGTTCGAGGCCTTCAAGAAAGGCGATATCGACATCTATCCCGAAGGCGACGCCATCAACGGCACCTCCGATACGTCCCATTGGGGCCAGGCCTACAACTTCCCCGCCGTTCATCGCGGCGATATCGTCAAGGATGTGTTCCAGCCACGTCTGCCATCGGGCATGTTCGGCCTTGTCTTCAATACCCGCCGCGCGGTCTTTGCAGACGAAAAGGTGCGCGAGGGCCTGTCCTATGCACTCGATTTCGAGTGGATGAACAAGAACATTCTCGGCGGCGCCTTCAAGCGTACGCAAAGCTACTGGCAGAACTCCGCGCTCGGTGCCTATGGCAATGCCGCAGATGAGCGCGAACTTGCGCTGCTTGGCGATGCGGCCAAGAGCATGCCGCCGGAACTTCTGGCGGGAACCTACGCCATGCCCACCACCGACGGGACCGGCGCGGACCGCAAGGTCCTGAAGCTCGCCGTCGATAAGCTGAAAGAGGCCGGATACAGCATCAAGAACGGCAAGATGTCCGACGCCAATGGCCGCCAGCTCGCATTCGAAATCATGACGCAGAACCCGGCGCAGGAACGCATAGCGCTTGCCTATCAGCGTTCGCTGAACCTGATCGGCGTCGCCATGGGCATCCGCTCCGTTGACGATGGCCAATATCAGGCACGCTCCAACAGCTTCGATTACGACATGATCATCCGGTCCCTGCCCTCATCGCTCTCGCCGGGCGCCGAGCAGCTCAACCGCTGGAGTTCATTGTCGCGGGATGCGCAGGGCAGCTTCAACTATGCGGGTGCGGCCAGCCCCGACATCGACCGCATGATCGAGGCCCTGTTGCAGGCCCGATCCACGGAGGATTTTCAGGCGGCAGTGCGTGGTTATGATCGTCTTCTCGTCGCCGGCCACTATGTCATTCCGCTCTACTACATCGGCGCGCAATGGATAGCCCGCTGGAAATATATCGACCGCCCGGATATGACCCCGATATCAGGCAATCAGAAACAGACCTGGTGGGATGCGCGGGCGCAATAA
- a CDS encoding DMT family transporter — MSDQTLKGILLAFAAFAAYAWSDASVKLIEGQISPIESAFFGALFGLIALPFIRKRNDRWVDVVKTTNRPLWIIRFFAAGTGAVGSVTAFTHLSMAEAFALIFLLPSFVTIMSVVFLKEQVGIRRWSAVIIGFLGVLVILRPGFRELGIGHIGAIIGGFSGALSIVIFRAMGPSEKNVSLYGAGVLGCLTISGIAMVPTFIMPGGEQWLLLAGYGLLGALGNVLVMYAAQYAPAAMIGPTQYSQMLWAILFGYLIFGDRIDGWMLMGIALIVGSGLLTLIREKQRKVPLPASIAATDQNVAVGITPEDER; from the coding sequence GTGTCCGACCAGACCCTGAAAGGCATTCTGCTTGCCTTTGCCGCCTTCGCTGCCTACGCGTGGAGCGACGCGAGCGTTAAACTCATAGAAGGCCAGATTTCGCCGATCGAATCGGCCTTCTTCGGCGCCCTGTTCGGCCTCATCGCCCTGCCCTTCATCCGCAAGCGCAATGATCGCTGGGTGGATGTGGTGAAGACGACCAACCGGCCTTTATGGATCATCCGATTTTTTGCCGCCGGTACGGGTGCCGTCGGCAGCGTCACCGCTTTCACCCATCTTTCCATGGCCGAAGCCTTTGCGCTGATCTTCCTGCTTCCCTCGTTCGTCACCATCATGTCGGTGGTGTTTTTGAAGGAACAGGTGGGCATTCGCCGCTGGTCTGCGGTCATCATCGGTTTCCTCGGGGTGCTGGTCATCCTGCGGCCGGGTTTCCGTGAACTCGGCATCGGCCATATCGGCGCCATCATCGGCGGCTTCAGCGGCGCGCTCAGCATCGTCATCTTCCGCGCCATGGGTCCGTCGGAAAAGAACGTCTCGCTGTATGGGGCCGGCGTCCTGGGCTGTCTTACCATCAGCGGCATCGCCATGGTGCCGACCTTCATCATGCCGGGCGGCGAACAATGGTTGCTACTGGCGGGATACGGCCTACTCGGCGCGCTTGGCAACGTGCTTGTCATGTATGCTGCCCAATATGCGCCCGCCGCCATGATCGGCCCAACGCAATACAGCCAGATGCTCTGGGCCATCCTGTTCGGTTACCTGATCTTCGGCGACCGCATTGATGGCTGGATGTTGATGGGCATCGCCCTGATCGTGGGCTCCGGCTTGCTGACGCTGATCCGCGAGAAGCAGCGAAAAGTGCCGCTTCCCGCCTCCATCGCCGCGACCGACCAGAATGTGGCTGTCGGGATCACGCCGGAAGACGAGCGCTAA
- a CDS encoding FAD assembly factor SdhE produces the protein MTGLVRTSADLDPRRRRILYRCWHRGIREMDLVLGQFAEDNIAGLSDDQLDELEIIMAEEDNDLVKMVTGALPVPEKFQTPLFEKIASYRPDFDLVTAETLKA, from the coding sequence ATGACTGGACTGGTGCGCACGAGCGCCGACCTCGATCCGAGGCGCAGGCGGATACTTTACCGCTGCTGGCACCGGGGCATTCGCGAGATGGATCTGGTGCTCGGGCAATTTGCGGAAGACAATATTGCCGGGCTTTCCGACGATCAGCTCGACGAGCTGGAAATCATCATGGCGGAAGAGGATAACGACCTCGTCAAGATGGTGACGGGTGCCCTGCCGGTGCCGGAAAAATTCCAGACCCCGTTGTTCGAGAAGATCGCCTCTTACCGTCCCGATTTCGATCTCGTCACAGCCGAAACCCTGAAGGCCTGA
- the mfd gene encoding transcription-repair coupling factor encodes MIAGFDAKLVASADTPLTIGNVPSGMEALLLADMARAGTSVAYVMSDGQRVADLEQILGFVAPDIPVLTLPAWDCLPYDRVSPSADTSARRLAALAGLINHAKKPHPAIVLVTVNAMLQKMAPRDVIESLGFSAKPGNQIRMEDIAARLERNGFDRVATVREVGEFAVRGGILDVFVPGTEEPVRLDFFGDTLESIRTFDPASQRTIAQARSLDLNPMSEVTLTPDTIGRFRKNYLSLFGAATRDDALYQAVSEGRRYAGMEHWLPLFYEELETAFDYLSGFRIVTDHTAREAAKERSKLVLDYYEARRASGETKGSTQGAPYKPVSPGQIYLDGKSFEAALASVNAVRLTPFNEHDSEGRPVATLDAHVGPRWARPPTEGDSEERVNVFDLAVKHIAERRAKGWKVLITGWSEGSLDRLLQVLNEHGLEKIKPVTSLKEVEKLGKGEAASAVLSLEAGFETGTLAIIGEQDILGDRMVRRSKRRKRGADFIAEVAGLDEGSLVVHAEHGIGRFVGLQTIEAAGAPRACLELHYADDAKLFLPVENIDLLSRYGSDAAEATLDKLGGGAWQMRKAKLKKRLLDMADELIRIAAARLVRHAPALIAPDGLYDEFAARFPYDETEDQLNAIDAVRDDLGAGRPMDRLICGDVGFGKTEVALRAAFLAAMNGVQVAVVVPTTLLARQHFRTFSERFRGLPIRVQQASRLVGSKELALTKKEVADGKTDIVVGTHALLGAGISFANLGLLIIDEEQHFGVKHKERLKELKSDVHVLTLSATPIPRTLQLAMTGVRELSLITTPPVDRMAVRTFISPFDPLVIRETLMREHYRGGQSFYVCPRLADLADIHAFLQSDVPELKVAVAHGQMAAGELEDIMNAFYDGKYDVLLSTTIVESGLDVPTANTLIVHRADMFGLAQLYQLRGRVGRSKVRAFALFTLPVNKVLTTMAERRLKVLQSLDTLGAGFQLASHDLDIRGAGNLLGEEQSGHIKEVGFELYQQMLEEAVAEVKGDEQVQDSGWSPQISVGTSVMIPEDYVPDLHLRMGLYRRLGELADIGEIDGFGAEMIDRFGPLPKEVQHLLKIVYIKSLCRTANVEKVDAGPKGVVVQFRNKEFPNPAALVGYIGKQGSMAKIRPDHSLFLNRDLPTPEKRLAGAAMVMTQLAELARS; translated from the coding sequence ATGATAGCCGGATTCGATGCAAAGCTGGTGGCGTCGGCCGATACGCCGCTGACCATCGGAAACGTGCCCTCCGGCATGGAAGCCCTGCTGCTCGCCGATATGGCGCGGGCGGGAACATCGGTGGCTTACGTGATGTCGGACGGCCAGCGGGTCGCCGATCTCGAACAGATTCTTGGTTTTGTCGCGCCGGATATTCCGGTGTTGACGCTGCCGGCCTGGGATTGTCTGCCTTATGACCGCGTGTCACCGAGTGCGGACACCTCGGCGCGCCGGCTCGCGGCACTTGCCGGCCTCATCAATCACGCCAAGAAACCGCATCCGGCCATCGTTCTCGTCACCGTCAACGCCATGCTGCAGAAGATGGCGCCGCGCGACGTTATCGAGAGCCTGGGCTTTTCGGCCAAGCCCGGCAACCAGATCCGCATGGAGGACATCGCCGCGCGGCTGGAGCGCAACGGTTTCGACCGGGTGGCGACGGTGCGTGAAGTGGGTGAATTCGCCGTGCGCGGCGGCATTCTCGATGTCTTCGTGCCGGGCACCGAAGAGCCGGTGCGGCTCGATTTCTTCGGCGATACGCTGGAAAGCATCCGCACCTTCGATCCGGCCAGCCAGCGCACCATCGCACAGGCGCGCTCGCTTGATCTCAATCCGATGAGTGAAGTGACGCTGACGCCGGATACGATCGGCCGGTTCCGAAAGAATTACCTGTCGCTATTCGGTGCGGCGACGCGCGACGATGCGCTTTATCAGGCCGTCTCCGAAGGTCGCCGTTATGCCGGTATGGAGCACTGGCTGCCGCTGTTTTACGAAGAGCTGGAAACCGCCTTCGATTATCTCAGCGGTTTCCGTATCGTCACCGACCATACGGCGCGAGAGGCGGCGAAGGAACGCTCCAAGCTGGTCCTCGATTATTACGAGGCGCGGCGGGCTTCGGGCGAGACCAAGGGCTCGACGCAGGGCGCGCCTTACAAGCCGGTATCGCCTGGGCAAATCTATCTCGACGGCAAGAGCTTCGAGGCGGCGCTTGCGAGCGTCAATGCGGTGCGGCTGACGCCCTTCAACGAACACGATAGCGAAGGTCGCCCGGTCGCGACGCTTGATGCCCATGTTGGTCCGCGCTGGGCACGTCCACCGACGGAAGGCGACAGCGAAGAGCGGGTCAATGTTTTCGATCTGGCGGTAAAGCACATTGCCGAGCGCCGGGCCAAGGGCTGGAAGGTTTTGATCACCGGCTGGTCGGAAGGTTCGCTCGACCGGCTGTTGCAGGTCTTGAACGAACACGGGCTTGAAAAGATCAAGCCGGTGACATCGCTGAAAGAGGTGGAGAAACTCGGCAAGGGTGAGGCGGCTTCGGCGGTGCTGAGCCTCGAAGCCGGGTTTGAGACCGGAACGCTCGCTATCATCGGCGAGCAGGATATTCTTGGCGACCGCATGGTGCGCCGTTCCAAGCGCCGCAAGCGCGGCGCGGATTTCATCGCGGAAGTGGCGGGGCTGGATGAAGGCTCGCTCGTGGTTCACGCCGAACACGGCATCGGTCGCTTCGTCGGTTTGCAGACCATCGAGGCAGCGGGCGCGCCGCGCGCCTGTCTGGAACTGCATTATGCCGACGACGCCAAGCTGTTCCTACCGGTCGAAAACATCGATCTTCTCTCGCGTTATGGTTCTGATGCCGCGGAAGCCACGCTCGACAAGCTCGGTGGCGGCGCATGGCAGATGCGCAAGGCCAAGCTCAAGAAGCGCCTGCTCGATATGGCCGACGAGCTTATCCGCATTGCAGCCGCGCGTCTGGTGCGCCACGCGCCGGCGCTTATCGCACCGGACGGGCTTTACGACGAGTTTGCCGCCCGTTTCCCCTATGACGAGACCGAGGACCAGCTGAACGCCATCGACGCTGTTCGCGACGATCTCGGTGCCGGGCGGCCGATGGATCGCCTGATCTGCGGCGATGTCGGTTTCGGCAAGACCGAAGTGGCCTTGCGCGCCGCTTTCCTTGCCGCCATGAATGGCGTTCAGGTGGCGGTGGTGGTGCCGACCACGCTTCTGGCGCGACAGCATTTCCGTACCTTTTCCGAACGGTTTCGCGGTCTGCCGATCCGGGTGCAGCAGGCCTCGCGCCTTGTGGGTTCGAAGGAGCTTGCGCTCACCAAGAAGGAAGTGGCTGATGGAAAGACCGACATTGTCGTCGGCACCCATGCGCTGCTCGGTGCGGGCATAAGCTTCGCCAATCTCGGCCTGCTGATTATCGATGAGGAGCAGCATTTCGGTGTGAAGCACAAGGAGCGGCTGAAGGAGCTGAAAAGCGACGTGCATGTGCTGACGCTATCGGCAACACCAATTCCGCGCACCTTGCAACTGGCCATGACCGGCGTGCGCGAGCTGTCGCTCATCACCACGCCGCCAGTGGACCGCATGGCGGTTCGCACCTTCATTTCGCCCTTCGATCCGCTGGTAATCCGTGAAACGTTGATGCGCGAGCATTATCGCGGTGGCCAGAGCTTCTATGTCTGCCCCCGCCTTGCCGATCTCGCCGATATCCATGCATTCCTGCAGTCGGATGTGCCGGAACTGAAAGTGGCGGTGGCGCACGGCCAGATGGCGGCGGGTGAACTCGAAGACATCATGAACGCCTTCTATGACGGCAAATACGATGTGCTGCTTTCGACCACCATCGTCGAATCCGGCCTCGACGTGCCGACCGCCAATACGCTGATCGTGCATCGTGCCGACATGTTCGGTCTCGCCCAGCTTTACCAGCTGCGTGGCCGTGTCGGTCGTTCCAAGGTCCGCGCCTTTGCGCTGTTCACCCTGCCGGTCAACAAGGTGTTGACGACGATGGCGGAGCGGCGGCTGAAAGTGCTGCAATCGCTCGACACACTCGGCGCCGGTTTCCAGCTTGCCAGCCACGATCTCGATATTCGCGGCGCGGGCAATCTGCTTGGCGAAGAACAGTCCGGCCACATCAAGGAAGTCGGCTTCGAGCTTTACCAGCAGATGCTGGAAGAAGCTGTCGCAGAAGTGAAGGGTGACGAGCAGGTACAGGATAGCGGCTGGTCGCCGCAAATCTCGGTCGGCACCTCGGTGATGATCCCGGAAGACTACGTGCCGGATCTGCATCTGCGTATGGGTCTCTACCGCCGTCTCGGCGAGCTTGCGGATATAGGCGAGATCGACGGCTTCGGCGCAGAAATGATCGACCGTTTCGGCCCGCTGCCGAAGGAAGTGCAGCATCTCCTCAAGATCGTCTACATCAAGTCGCTCTGCCGCACGGCCAATGTCGAGAAGGTGGATGCCGGGCCGAAAGGCGTGGTTGTGCAGTTCCGCAACAAGGAATTCCCAAATCCGGCAGCGCTTGTCGGTTACATTGGCAAGCAGGGCTCGATGGCGAAAATCCGCCCGGACCACAGCCTGTTCCTGAACCGCGATCTGCCGACGCCGGAAAAGAGGCTGGCGGGTGCGGCGATGGTCATGACGCAATTGGCGGAACTGGCTCGGTCGTAG
- a CDS encoding invasion associated locus B family protein has protein sequence MMQKANTFTRTALSALVLSLGAVSAPAISQAQDAPANQGAGAPPLGWFKTCSKQEDNDVCVVQNVVLAQNGQMITAVGLITVEGKVNRKLLQVSVPTARLIPPGVMMQIDGGKGQKLDYAVCLPDKCTAEVPLTDAMIASLKKGNEIVFTSINFRRAPNPIKIALTGFTGAYDGAAITQSQLAESQRSLQEGMQKKAEEARKKLEAAQDAAKGAPKP, from the coding sequence ATGATGCAAAAGGCAAACACATTCACCCGGACAGCTCTGTCCGCTCTCGTTCTTTCCCTGGGCGCGGTTTCCGCTCCGGCCATCTCGCAGGCACAGGATGCTCCCGCCAATCAGGGCGCTGGCGCTCCGCCGCTTGGCTGGTTCAAGACCTGCTCCAAGCAGGAAGACAACGATGTCTGCGTCGTGCAGAACGTGGTTCTTGCCCAGAACGGCCAGATGATCACTGCCGTCGGCCTCATCACTGTCGAGGGCAAGGTCAACCGCAAGCTGCTCCAGGTTTCCGTTCCGACCGCGCGTCTCATTCCCCCGGGTGTGATGATGCAGATCGACGGTGGCAAGGGTCAGAAGCTCGATTACGCTGTTTGCCTTCCCGACAAGTGCACGGCTGAAGTTCCGCTGACGGACGCCATGATCGCGTCGCTGAAGAAGGGCAACGAGATCGTCTTCACCTCGATCAACTTCCGCCGCGCGCCGAACCCCATCAAGATCGCGCTTACCGGCTTTACCGGCGCTTATGACGGCGCGGCTATCACCCAGTCGCAGCTCGCAGAAAGCCAGCGCAGCCTTCAGGAAGGCATGCAGAAAAAGGCCGAAGAGGCTCGCAAGAAGCTGGAAGCTGCTCAGGACGCCGCAAAGGGCGCGCCGAAGCCCTGA
- a CDS encoding DMT family transporter → MSIKPASQQTRLTDWLIFLAVPFFFSSNIIFGRGVIGEVSPFIAAFIRWIGSSLIIAPFMIADWRNCLAFVRQKTLLWLVLGILGMGVCGGVVYWGLTMTTAANGTLIYTTSSLFIILFQRIFQGRPIRRLEVAGMIIAFAGVAAIVLKGDMSALWQMKFNIGDFAILTAAIAFAVYSLLLRDPAARQMASFSLFGLIAFSGALVLLPPAAVELAHGGLLPATTIAWAKIGGIILFASLLAFYCFTHTVRVFGPATAGITLYMMPPVSIVMATLFLGETFETYHAIGIVLVTGGVVIATAPIGRRVA, encoded by the coding sequence ATGTCGATCAAGCCAGCCTCTCAGCAAACGCGCCTCACGGACTGGCTCATCTTTCTGGCGGTACCGTTCTTTTTCTCCAGCAACATCATTTTCGGCCGCGGCGTCATCGGAGAGGTCTCGCCCTTCATTGCCGCCTTCATTCGCTGGATCGGATCGAGCCTCATCATCGCTCCGTTCATGATCGCCGACTGGCGGAACTGCCTCGCCTTCGTGCGCCAGAAAACGCTGCTCTGGCTCGTTCTTGGCATTCTCGGCATGGGCGTCTGCGGTGGCGTGGTCTATTGGGGCCTCACAATGACGACGGCTGCCAACGGTACGTTGATCTATACGACTTCGTCGCTATTCATCATCCTGTTCCAGCGCATCTTTCAGGGCCGCCCGATCCGCAGGCTCGAAGTGGCGGGCATGATCATCGCTTTTGCGGGCGTGGCGGCAATCGTGCTCAAGGGCGATATGTCCGCTCTCTGGCAGATGAAATTCAACATTGGCGATTTTGCCATTCTGACGGCAGCGATTGCGTTTGCGGTCTATTCGCTGCTATTGCGCGATCCCGCGGCGCGGCAGATGGCCTCGTTCAGCCTTTTTGGCCTCATCGCCTTCTCCGGCGCGCTGGTCCTGCTCCCGCCGGCAGCGGTGGAACTGGCGCATGGTGGCTTGCTGCCGGCCACGACCATCGCCTGGGCCAAGATCGGCGGCATCATCCTGTTCGCCTCACTGCTTGCCTTTTATTGCTTCACCCATACGGTCCGCGTTTTCGGCCCCGCCACGGCAGGCATCACGCTTTACATGATGCCGCCCGTCTCGATTGTCATGGCCACGCTTTTCCTTGGTGAAACGTTTGAAACATATCACGCCATCGGCATCGTGCTGGTTACCGGCGGCGTCGTCATCGCCACCGCACCGATCGGCCGCAGGGTCGCTTAA
- a CDS encoding DsbA family oxidoreductase, translating into MERIVIDVVSDMVCPWCYLGKARLDLAIAEVQDEISVDVNWRPYRLNPDYPPEGVDQKAALEEKLGKERLEQAHASLVELGKQVGIHYDFDAIKIGPNTLDAHRLSLWAHAEGRDVQERIVTALFKANFEEGRNIGDHAVLTDIAEKAGMEAKVVTRLLASDADKDTVIAEIDAAQQMGVSGVPFFIVDQKYAISGAQTPDVLIAALRDIAKIKADEHKSMN; encoded by the coding sequence ATGGAACGCATCGTTATCGACGTCGTATCGGATATGGTCTGCCCCTGGTGCTATCTGGGCAAGGCAAGGCTCGATCTTGCCATTGCCGAGGTGCAGGACGAAATCAGCGTCGACGTGAACTGGCGACCTTACCGGCTCAACCCGGATTACCCGCCTGAAGGCGTTGACCAGAAGGCCGCGCTTGAGGAAAAGCTCGGCAAGGAGCGTCTCGAGCAGGCCCATGCCTCGCTGGTTGAACTCGGCAAACAGGTAGGAATCCACTACGATTTCGATGCAATCAAGATTGGCCCGAACACGCTCGACGCACATCGCCTGTCGCTCTGGGCCCATGCTGAAGGCCGTGACGTTCAGGAGAGGATCGTCACCGCTTTGTTCAAGGCGAATTTCGAGGAAGGCCGCAATATCGGCGATCACGCCGTGCTGACCGATATCGCCGAAAAGGCGGGCATGGAAGCCAAGGTGGTAACACGACTTCTGGCGTCGGATGCGGACAAGGACACGGTGATTGCCGAAATTGACGCGGCGCAGCAAATGGGTGTTTCCGGCGTACCGTTCTTTATCGTTGACCAGAAATACGCCATCAGCGGTGCACAAACGCCTGATGTATTGATTGCTGCACTGCGGGATATTGCAAAAATCAAGGCGGACGAGCATAAGTCGATGAACTGA